In Leptidea sinapis chromosome 18, ilLepSina1.1, whole genome shotgun sequence, a genomic segment contains:
- the LOC126969496 gene encoding dual specificity mitogen-activated protein kinase kinase 6, translating into MSRRKPPPPGFSFKPQEEQVDVTPPRNLDKQTTITVDDRTFTVHADDLVKICDLGRGAYGIVEKMHHKPSDTTMAVKRITASFNSQSLELKRLLMDLDVSMRASACPYTVHFYGAMFREGDVWICMEVMDTSLDKFYTKVYKNNKTIAENILGKIAFSVVSALHYLYLQLRVIHRDVKPSNILINRMGEVKMCDFGISGYLVDSIAKTIDAGCKPYMAPERIDPHGNPGQYDIRSDVWSLGISMIELATGTFPYNSWGTPFEQLKQVVKDDAPRLPSGLFTAEFEDFITKCLQKDYKNRPNYDALLAHPFCQEHSQRVTDVASFVQEILDIPDDS; encoded by the exons ATGTCTAGAAGAAAACCTCCCCCACCTGGATTCAGTTTTAAACCACAAGAAGAACAAGTAGATGT GACTCCTCCAAGAAATTTGGATAAACAAACAACAATAACAGTTGATGACAGGACATTCACAGTACATGCAGATGATCTAGTGAAAATTTGTGACCTTGGTCGTGGAGCATATGGCATAGTTGAGAAGATGCACCACAAGCCTAGTGACACCACAATGGCAGTAAAA AGAATCACAGCATCATTCAATAGCCAGTCCTTAGAGCTCAAGCGTTTGCTTATGGATTTAGATGTGTCAATGAGAGCCAGTGCATGCCCCTACACTGTACATTTCTATGGTGCAATGTTCAGAGAAGGTGATGTCTGGATTTGCATGGAAGTTATGGATACAAGCCTGGACAAATTCTACACCAAAgtgtacaaaaataacaaaacaattgcTGAAAATATCTTAGGAAAAATTGCTTTTTCTGTAGTCAGTGCCTTGCATTATTTGTACCTTCAGTTAAGAGTCATACACAGAGATGTCAAACCCTcaaatatactaataaataggATGGGAGAGGTAAAGATGTGTGATTTTGGTATATCAGGGTACTTAGTTGATTCTATTGCAAAAACCATTGATGCAGGATGTAAGCCATATATGGCACCAGAGAGAATTGATCCCCATGGCAATCCTGGTCAATATGATATCCGCAGCGATGTCTGGTCACTTGGAATTTCCATGATTGAATTAGCAACAGGAACATTTCCATACAACAGTTGGGGCACTCCATTTGAACAGTTAAAACAGGTTGTGAAGGATGATGCACCCAGACTACCAAGTGGCTTGTTCACAGCGGAATTTGAAGATTTCATAACAAAGTGTCTTCAAAAAGATTATAAGAATAGACCCAATTACGATGCTCTATTAGCACATCCTTTCTGCCAGGAACATAGTCAGAGAGTAACAGATGTGGCTTCTTTTGTACAAGAAATCCTTGATATACCCGATGACTCCTAG